A single region of the Legionella oakridgensis ATCC 33761 = DSM 21215 genome encodes:
- the rlmB gene encoding 23S rRNA (guanosine(2251)-2'-O)-methyltransferase RlmB, whose translation MSEQFVYGVHAVAALLTNQHRRIETLYVNQERIDSRIQDLLSLANQQGIFIEYLTAQAMNQQFGNFVHQGVVAKADKLPEFNERHIGPLLKSSKSPCLILILDGVTDPHNLGACLRTADGAGVDFVIIPKDKSANITPVVSKVACGAAEFMPLVRVTNLARVLETLKQEGVWIYGAAGEATTSIYALDHQRPVALVMGAEGKGLRRLTREHCDSLFSLPMLGSVSSLNVSVAAGVCLYEIVRQRL comes from the coding sequence ATGAGTGAGCAATTTGTGTATGGCGTTCATGCGGTTGCTGCCTTGCTGACTAATCAGCATCGACGAATAGAAACACTATATGTGAATCAGGAGCGTATTGATAGCCGCATTCAAGATTTGCTTTCTCTGGCAAATCAACAGGGAATTTTCATTGAGTATCTTACTGCTCAAGCTATGAATCAGCAGTTTGGCAATTTTGTTCATCAAGGGGTTGTTGCCAAGGCTGATAAATTGCCCGAATTTAATGAACGACATATTGGGCCTTTGCTAAAGTCCAGTAAATCCCCTTGTCTTATCTTGATTCTCGATGGCGTGACGGATCCGCATAATTTAGGGGCTTGTTTACGTACAGCGGATGGGGCAGGTGTGGATTTTGTTATTATACCTAAAGATAAAAGTGCCAATATAACACCCGTGGTCAGTAAAGTTGCTTGTGGTGCTGCTGAATTTATGCCCCTTGTGCGTGTGACAAATTTGGCAAGAGTTTTGGAAACCCTTAAGCAAGAGGGAGTATGGATTTACGGAGCGGCAGGTGAAGCAACGACCTCCATTTATGCTCTCGATCATCAAAGGCCCGTGGCATTAGTGATGGGCGCTGAGGGAAAGGGACTAAGACGTTTAACACGCGAACATTGTGATTCTTTATTTTCGTTGCCGATGTTAGGTTCAGTATCAAGCCTGAACGTATCAGTGGCTGCAGGCGTATGCCTTTATGAGATAGTACGTCAGCGCCTTTAG
- a CDS encoding aspartate aminotransferase family protein produces the protein MALVTTYNSLPISFTHGNGVWLYDEHGKAYLDAFSGIAVCGLGHAHPDVTQTIQAQAAKLLHTSNMVQIKEQQLLAEKLTAMTNMEQVFFGNSGAEANEAAIKLSRLYGHKKNIETPSIIVMDGAFHGRTMATLTASGSRKVQAGFEPLVPGFIRAPFNDIDAIHTIAANREDVVAVMIEPIQGEAGIYVADETYMRQLAKLCEQHEWLLILDEIQTGNGRTGKLFACMDLGVQPDVLTTAKGLANGIPIGACLMSKRACNLFKPGNHGSTFGGGQLACATALTVLEVIERDKLCEKTAHNSLILKDKLIKELGEHPSVRAIRGKGYMLGIELDRPALEIRKIGLNNGLVLNVTAETVIRLLPALIISEEEINELVERLVKTINQFIGDKP, from the coding sequence ATGGCTCTAGTAACAACCTATAATTCTCTACCTATATCATTTACCCATGGAAATGGTGTCTGGTTATATGATGAGCACGGTAAGGCTTATCTTGATGCCTTCAGCGGGATTGCCGTGTGTGGTCTTGGTCATGCGCACCCGGACGTTACTCAAACTATCCAGGCACAAGCAGCCAAGCTGTTACATACTTCCAACATGGTACAAATTAAAGAGCAGCAGCTTCTTGCCGAAAAGCTGACCGCCATGACGAACATGGAGCAAGTTTTCTTTGGTAATTCCGGGGCAGAAGCCAATGAAGCGGCTATCAAGCTTTCACGGTTGTACGGACATAAAAAAAATATTGAAACGCCCTCCATTATTGTCATGGATGGTGCTTTTCATGGCCGTACCATGGCTACTTTGACCGCTTCTGGAAGTCGAAAAGTTCAAGCAGGCTTTGAACCTCTGGTCCCAGGATTTATTCGGGCGCCATTTAATGATATTGATGCCATACATACTATCGCCGCTAATCGAGAAGATGTCGTTGCTGTCATGATAGAGCCTATCCAGGGAGAAGCTGGTATTTATGTTGCTGATGAAACGTATATGCGCCAATTGGCCAAACTCTGTGAACAACATGAATGGCTGCTCATCCTCGATGAGATCCAAACTGGAAATGGCCGTACAGGAAAATTATTCGCCTGCATGGATTTAGGAGTTCAACCAGACGTATTAACCACCGCAAAAGGGCTGGCAAATGGTATTCCTATTGGCGCGTGCTTAATGAGTAAACGTGCCTGTAATCTTTTTAAACCTGGTAATCATGGGTCTACTTTTGGCGGCGGCCAATTGGCCTGCGCTACTGCCTTGACCGTACTGGAAGTGATTGAACGTGATAAGCTATGTGAAAAAACAGCACACAACAGCCTCATTCTTAAAGACAAATTGATTAAAGAATTAGGAGAACATCCTAGTGTACGTGCCATTCGTGGCAAAGGTTATATGTTGGGCATTGAACTGGACAGGCCCGCCCTTGAGATAAGAAAAATAGGGCTCAATAACGGTCTGGTATTAAATGTAACGGCAGAAACAGTTATTCGTCTACTACCAGCTTTAATCATCAGTGAAGAGGAAATCAATGAACTGGTAGAAAGACTGGTTAAAACCATTAACCAATTTATAGGTGACAAACCCTGA
- a CDS encoding superoxide dismutase produces the protein MTFTLPSLPYAKNALAPHISEETLEYHYGKHHQTYVNNLNKLVENTEFAAKSLEDIIKKSSGGLFNNAAQVWNHTFYWHCMSPNGGGEPSGKLADAINKAFGSFAKFKEQFTNTAATTFGSGWAWLVQDSDAHLKIISTSNAGTPMTQGLNAILTCDVWEHAYYIDYRNARPDYISAFWKLVNWEFASDNLK, from the coding sequence ATGACGTTTACCTTGCCCTCATTACCTTATGCAAAAAATGCCCTGGCACCGCATATTTCTGAAGAAACACTGGAATATCATTACGGCAAACATCATCAAACTTACGTCAATAATCTAAATAAATTGGTTGAAAATACCGAATTTGCTGCAAAAAGCCTTGAAGATATCATAAAAAAATCTTCAGGCGGTCTGTTTAATAATGCAGCGCAAGTATGGAATCATACCTTTTATTGGCATTGTATGTCTCCAAATGGCGGTGGCGAGCCTTCAGGAAAACTGGCAGACGCCATTAATAAAGCATTTGGGTCTTTTGCCAAATTTAAAGAACAATTTACCAATACCGCTGCAACCACCTTTGGTTCAGGCTGGGCTTGGTTAGTGCAAGACAGTGATGCTCACTTAAAAATTATCAGTACCAGTAATGCCGGGACCCCCATGACTCAAGGCTTGAATGCCATTTTGACTTGCGATGTCTGGGAACATGCCTATTACATTGATTATCGTAATGCTCGGCCAGATTATATCAGCGCCTTTTGGAAGTTGGTCAATTGGGAATTTGCATCCGATAATTTGAAATAA
- the grxD gene encoding Grx4 family monothiol glutaredoxin: protein MDTIDKIKKQIAENSILLYMKGSPKMPQCGFSARAAQCIDACGVDFAYVDVLANPDIRQTLPQYANWPTFPQLYVKGELIGGSDIIAEMYEQGELEIILREAVTT, encoded by the coding sequence GTGGACACGATAGATAAAATTAAAAAGCAAATTGCAGAAAATTCAATATTACTATACATGAAAGGTAGCCCGAAAATGCCTCAGTGCGGCTTCTCAGCCCGCGCTGCACAATGCATTGATGCTTGTGGTGTCGATTTTGCCTATGTAGATGTTCTTGCTAATCCTGACATTCGACAAACATTACCACAATACGCCAATTGGCCAACGTTTCCGCAGTTATATGTGAAAGGCGAGTTAATCGGTGGTTCTGATATTATTGCTGAAATGTATGAGCAAGGCGAGTTAGAAATAATTTTACGTGAAGCGGTTACAACCTGA
- a CDS encoding peroxiredoxin — MSVLVGRKAPDFTVPAILGSGEIVEKFNLHNALKDKYGLVFFYPLDFTFVCPSELIALNHRMDDFVSRNVEVIAVSIDSQFTHNAYRNTAVKDGGIGPVKYTMAADVTHSICQAYGVEHPVAGVAFRGAFVIDKNGVVRSQIVNDLPIGRNIDELLRIIDAVQFFETNGEVCPAGWEKGKPGMKASPQGVAEYLSEHSGSL; from the coding sequence ATGAGTGTTTTAGTTGGTCGTAAAGCGCCTGATTTCACTGTTCCGGCAATATTGGGATCAGGCGAAATCGTTGAAAAGTTTAATTTGCATAACGCATTAAAGGACAAATACGGGTTAGTATTTTTTTATCCTCTTGATTTTACCTTTGTTTGCCCTTCAGAGCTTATTGCCTTGAATCATCGGATGGATGATTTTGTCAGTCGCAATGTTGAAGTCATCGCTGTATCGATTGATTCTCAATTTACTCATAATGCGTATCGTAATACGGCAGTAAAAGATGGCGGTATAGGTCCGGTAAAATATACCATGGCGGCTGATGTCACCCATAGCATTTGTCAAGCTTATGGGGTTGAGCATCCTGTAGCAGGTGTTGCATTTCGCGGTGCTTTTGTTATTGATAAAAACGGGGTTGTTCGTTCCCAGATTGTAAATGATTTGCCTATTGGCCGAAATATAGATGAATTGTTGCGTATTATTGATGCGGTTCAGTTTTTTGAAACAAATGGCGAAGTTTGTCCAGCAGGTTGGGAAAAAGGAAAGCCAGGCATGAAAGCTTCTCCCCAAGGGGTTGCTGAATATCTTTCTGAGCATTCTGGTTCTCTTTAA
- the pyrC gene encoding dihydroorotase, which produces MRTLSISRPDDWHVHFRDNEVLQHTVLATAKHFGRALVMPNLKPALTSLEDILAYRQRILSILTHQPFTPYMTFYLNEAVKGEALQQIKKHHPYILGAKLYPAGATTNSEEGVSSLSVLYPLLELMQAEDLVLQIHGEVTYGDIYQRERLFIEENLKPLIKNFPKLRMVLEHISTRTAVEFVTEAPDTVAATITPHHLMFNRNHLLAGGIRPHYYCLPILKHEQDQKAVQQAAASGNRKFFAGTDSAPHTRENKESACGCAGIYSAPFAIAMYAQIFSGLNKLEKLNAFLGQFGADFYHFPATQECIELIERPQLIPQTLPFGDKEVVPVAAGTTLQWSIHEAA; this is translated from the coding sequence GTGCGTACCCTATCCATATCGCGCCCCGATGATTGGCATGTTCATTTTCGAGACAATGAAGTTCTGCAACATACTGTTTTGGCCACCGCAAAGCACTTTGGCCGTGCTCTAGTGATGCCAAATTTAAAGCCAGCACTCACTTCTTTAGAGGATATTCTTGCCTACCGTCAGCGCATCCTATCTATCCTTACGCATCAGCCATTTACTCCCTACATGACCTTTTATCTTAATGAAGCAGTCAAAGGAGAAGCATTACAGCAAATTAAAAAACACCACCCTTACATACTGGGTGCAAAGCTCTATCCTGCAGGAGCAACCACCAACTCAGAAGAAGGGGTTTCTTCACTGAGTGTCTTATATCCCTTATTGGAATTGATGCAAGCTGAAGATTTAGTCTTACAAATTCATGGCGAAGTAACGTACGGTGATATTTATCAAAGAGAGCGCTTGTTTATTGAAGAAAATCTTAAACCCTTAATAAAAAATTTTCCAAAATTACGTATGGTGCTGGAACATATTTCTACTCGGACAGCCGTTGAATTTGTAACTGAGGCACCAGATACCGTCGCTGCGACCATTACGCCCCATCATTTGATGTTTAACCGTAATCATTTACTGGCTGGAGGTATCAGACCTCATTATTATTGCCTTCCTATATTAAAACACGAACAAGATCAGAAAGCAGTACAACAAGCAGCTGCCAGCGGTAACAGAAAATTTTTTGCTGGTACAGACAGTGCTCCTCACACGCGAGAAAATAAAGAAAGTGCTTGCGGATGCGCTGGTATTTATTCAGCACCATTTGCTATTGCCATGTATGCGCAAATTTTTTCAGGTTTAAACAAGCTGGAAAAACTTAATGCATTTCTCGGGCAATTTGGAGCAGATTTTTATCACTTCCCAGCCACACAGGAATGCATTGAGCTCATTGAACGCCCCCAACTCATCCCGCAGACCTTACCATTTGGTGATAAAGAAGTTGTACCGGTTGCCGCTGGAACAACGCTGCAATGGAGTATTCATGAAGCCGCATAA
- a CDS encoding Lpg1974 family pore-forming outer membrane protein, with the protein MMNMKKTALAVLAFGSSAVFAGAMGPVCTPGSVTIPCDRSGWDFGIQALYLQPTYKGNVYLTNFVNAAGVTNWHDLDPDWGWGFKLEGAYHFNSGNDINVNWYHYSKTTNHTVLIGDADVPVSLSTQLKPKWDAVNLEFGQHVDFGEFKNIRFHGGVQYARISNDYYDNITGTTPTERIRTKYNGFGPRVGMDLSYDWSNGFAVYANTAGALLIGDSTFNTTTLGVIDPAGISNGSNTIIVPELEAKLGAKYTCALAQGALTLDVGYLWQNYFDAQSFLTATRVGDDTDFGLQGPYIGIKYMGYV; encoded by the coding sequence ATGATGAATATGAAGAAAACAGCCCTTGCTGTTCTTGCCTTTGGCAGTAGTGCGGTGTTTGCGGGCGCGATGGGACCTGTTTGTACGCCTGGCAGTGTGACCATACCTTGTGATCGCTCAGGTTGGGATTTTGGTATTCAAGCATTGTATCTTCAGCCAACTTATAAAGGGAATGTTTACCTAACTAACTTTGTAAATGCCGCAGGAGTTACCAATTGGCATGATCTGGATCCTGATTGGGGATGGGGATTTAAACTGGAAGGAGCTTATCACTTTAATTCAGGCAATGATATTAATGTTAATTGGTATCATTACAGCAAAACAACGAATCATACCGTTTTAATAGGCGATGCAGATGTTCCTGTAAGTCTTAGCACACAGCTTAAGCCAAAATGGGATGCAGTTAATCTGGAATTTGGTCAGCATGTGGATTTTGGCGAGTTTAAAAATATCCGCTTTCATGGTGGTGTCCAATATGCTCGCATCAGTAATGACTATTATGATAACATTACAGGCACCACGCCTACCGAACGCATACGTACGAAATATAATGGATTTGGTCCACGGGTAGGGATGGATCTATCTTATGACTGGAGTAATGGGTTTGCGGTTTACGCAAATACCGCTGGCGCCTTACTGATTGGCGATAGCACATTTAATACAACAACGCTTGGTGTGATAGACCCGGCAGGAATTTCCAATGGTTCCAATACGATCATTGTTCCTGAGCTGGAAGCCAAACTTGGTGCAAAATACACTTGTGCTCTGGCTCAAGGAGCCTTGACGTTGGACGTTGGTTACTTGTGGCAAAATTATTTTGATGCTCAAAGTTTTCTGACGGCTACCCGGGTGGGAGATGATACTGATTTTGGTCTGCAGGGCCCATATATTGGTATCAAATACATGGGGTATGTATAA
- a CDS encoding Lpg1974 family pore-forming outer membrane protein: MLNLKKTAVAVLAFGSSAVFAGTMGPVCTPGSVTVPCENTAWDVGIQALYLQPMYTGDFSRTATVSNASGTVTRDFDRDPEWSWGFKLEGSYHFSTGNDLNLNWYHLGNKTRTHSVSGASLDIPGIIDITDASYTNSITPRWDAVNLELGQHVDFGQFKNIRFHGGVQYVRIKTELTHNGSGTVTVPGTVFDGVAASLNASDEHTFNGFGPRLGTDMSYDVGNGLAVYANGAGALLTGTSKFSHSGTASASGLGVLALSGSGSRTILVPELEAKLGAKYTYAMAQGDLSLDVGYMWVNYFNVHHRGSLANTRDGESDFALQGPFIGLKWVGSVV, encoded by the coding sequence ATGTTGAATCTGAAAAAAACAGCCGTAGCTGTTCTCGCTTTTGGTAGCAGTGCAGTATTTGCTGGTACCATGGGCCCTGTCTGCACACCAGGCAGCGTTACTGTTCCATGTGAAAATACAGCATGGGATGTTGGTATTCAGGCTTTATATCTTCAGCCAATGTATACTGGGGATTTCTCAAGAACTGCTACTGTATCAAATGCTAGCGGCACAGTTACCCGTGATTTTGATCGTGATCCTGAGTGGAGCTGGGGCTTCAAGCTGGAAGGTTCTTATCACTTCAGCACTGGTAACGATCTGAACTTGAACTGGTATCATTTGGGTAACAAAACCAGAACCCACAGCGTTAGTGGCGCTAGTCTTGATATCCCGGGAATCATAGATATTACTGACGCTTCTTACACCAACTCTATCACCCCACGTTGGGATGCAGTAAACTTAGAGCTGGGTCAGCATGTTGATTTTGGTCAATTCAAAAACATTCGCTTCCATGGCGGCGTACAGTATGTTCGTATCAAAACTGAACTGACCCACAATGGTTCAGGCACTGTAACCGTTCCTGGTACTGTTTTTGACGGCGTAGCTGCATCACTCAATGCTTCTGATGAGCACACCTTCAATGGTTTCGGACCTCGCCTTGGTACTGACATGTCTTACGACGTAGGCAATGGCTTGGCTGTTTATGCTAACGGCGCTGGTGCTCTGTTAACTGGTACAAGCAAGTTTAGCCATTCAGGTACTGCAAGTGCTTCTGGTCTTGGCGTTCTGGCTTTATCAGGAAGCGGCAGCCGCACAATTCTAGTTCCTGAATTGGAAGCTAAATTGGGTGCTAAATACACCTACGCTATGGCTCAAGGCGATCTGAGTTTAGACGTTGGTTACATGTGGGTTAATTACTTCAATGTTCACCACCGTGGTAGCTTGGCTAATACACGTGATGGCGAGTCTGACTTTGCTTTACAAGGTCCTTTCATTGGCCTGAAGTGGGTTGGCAGCGTTGTCTAA
- a CDS encoding LbtU family siderophore porin — protein MKHKALIVIMAACSFSLHAATDGEQLQREVQRLQQQTRELQAQLDRLQKQLVTRTSEKKSPVITKNASLPAQPIKKQEQKAKPAQTLSAPDAVHETPQAFHSSAVSVHALDAHPESLEFYPTALIADEHVVTYIAGTPVVSSPYLGSRPAFDGSDYIVNISSINRDIRLMQQRRRLYRAYQRIGYPIPQMPIIALSGKVEPVGSLGDTFFGNTVGDLNLGSSELDIAAALNEKVEAYMSLAYDDAPPESGGQRVDNSALFLNMGFVNIGNLDQSPYYFTAGQLYVPFGRFSSAMVSSPLTLRLARTNARPFILGYKSQHETGPFAAVYAFKSDTTLGNSGVGGFNLGYIFGHGDTTGEIGASIISALNDSTGMQFNGAMPGTTFGGFSSVTNGNEAVHKVPGVGVHGNVSFDRYNLTAEWVGSSGRFRTQDLSFNGKGAKPQAAQLEAGVTFMAFEKPASVALGYQWSKEALALNLPSQRISGVFNISLWKDTVESLEYRHDIDYKTNQYANGAAPAGSGGNANTVGTGKSADSVLAQIGVYF, from the coding sequence ATGAAACACAAAGCGCTTATTGTGATCATGGCAGCTTGTTCGTTTTCTTTGCATGCTGCCACAGATGGTGAGCAACTACAGCGCGAAGTACAGCGCTTGCAACAACAGACTCGTGAGTTGCAAGCACAGCTAGATCGACTGCAAAAACAACTTGTAACACGGACTTCGGAGAAAAAAAGTCCGGTGATAACAAAAAATGCTTCTTTGCCAGCGCAACCTATAAAAAAACAAGAACAAAAGGCCAAACCCGCGCAAACTCTTTCTGCACCAGATGCCGTACATGAAACACCTCAAGCATTTCATAGTAGCGCCGTGAGTGTGCATGCCTTGGACGCACATCCGGAATCGTTGGAATTTTATCCAACGGCACTCATAGCGGATGAGCACGTTGTCACTTATATTGCTGGAACTCCTGTGGTTAGCTCTCCTTATTTGGGCAGCCGTCCTGCTTTTGATGGTTCGGATTATATTGTGAATATTTCCAGTATTAACCGCGATATTAGGTTAATGCAACAACGTCGGCGGTTATATCGAGCTTATCAGCGCATTGGATATCCTATTCCGCAAATGCCCATTATTGCTTTAAGTGGAAAAGTTGAACCAGTAGGCTCACTTGGAGATACCTTTTTTGGTAATACCGTTGGTGATTTGAATTTAGGATCCAGTGAGTTGGATATTGCTGCGGCTTTAAATGAAAAAGTAGAGGCTTACATGTCTCTTGCCTATGACGATGCCCCACCGGAAAGTGGGGGACAGCGTGTAGACAACTCAGCTCTTTTTCTCAATATGGGTTTTGTCAATATTGGTAACCTGGATCAATCTCCTTATTATTTTACCGCAGGCCAATTGTATGTCCCGTTTGGCCGTTTTTCCTCAGCGATGGTTAGTTCTCCATTAACGTTGCGATTGGCGCGAACCAATGCCAGACCATTCATTTTAGGTTATAAATCCCAACATGAAACAGGTCCTTTTGCTGCTGTATACGCCTTCAAAAGTGATACGACGCTAGGAAATTCTGGTGTTGGTGGTTTTAATTTGGGTTATATTTTTGGTCATGGTGATACGACTGGTGAAATTGGTGCTAGTATCATCAGCGCTTTAAATGATTCAACTGGCATGCAATTTAATGGTGCGATGCCGGGAACTACCTTTGGAGGATTCTCTTCGGTTACCAATGGTAATGAAGCGGTTCATAAGGTACCTGGTGTTGGTGTTCATGGTAACGTAAGTTTTGATCGCTACAATCTAACGGCTGAATGGGTAGGTTCTTCTGGGCGATTTAGAACACAAGATTTAAGTTTCAATGGCAAAGGCGCCAAACCACAGGCTGCGCAATTAGAAGCTGGCGTTACCTTTATGGCATTTGAAAAACCTGCTTCTGTGGCTTTAGGGTATCAGTGGTCGAAAGAAGCACTGGCTTTGAATTTGCCCTCACAGCGCATTAGTGGTGTTTTTAACATTTCTTTATGGAAAGATACCGTGGAAAGCCTCGAATATCGGCA